One region of Jatrophihabitans cynanchi genomic DNA includes:
- a CDS encoding DUF6551 family protein: protein MTSTAPQPAAPPPGTYITALPVAALFADPTYQRDLDEPRVAKMSGEYDHTLLGVLEVSERDDGRFAILDGQHRWATVARINGEHAHVVCNVHAGLSIEDEACLFHEIDTSRRNHTWWDRWRARRGMADSTVLAIDEVLHRHQLQVNPAPADGNIRATKALETIVDDLGGLQMLDNVLIVLTSAFGRSVDAFDGGIMQGVALVLGHYDADELHGERLVAQLSAIAPRQLRARAVALREAHRGTVPRLSAAVIVERYNAARGCHLEPFFTRVPSASKAGAAWNRERKERAAIRRWAEQNGYDLARTRNIPPSVRRAYQRAQATAGDPSPDQPGCGDSCPTPRAGAAEVDPFEGEESPEVGVPDRAGIMRAFERGRGVRFVMDAWGLDYQTAQALLHVFHASRAA, encoded by the coding sequence ATGACCAGCACCGCGCCACAGCCGGCGGCCCCACCGCCTGGCACCTACATCACCGCCCTACCGGTCGCGGCCCTGTTCGCCGACCCCACCTACCAGCGCGACCTCGACGAACCTCGCGTAGCGAAAATGAGCGGCGAGTACGACCACACCCTGCTCGGCGTGCTCGAGGTCAGCGAACGCGACGACGGCCGCTTCGCGATCCTCGACGGCCAACACCGCTGGGCCACCGTCGCCCGGATCAACGGCGAGCACGCCCACGTGGTCTGCAACGTCCACGCCGGCCTCAGCATCGAGGACGAGGCCTGCCTGTTCCACGAGATCGACACCAGCCGGCGCAACCACACGTGGTGGGACCGCTGGCGGGCTCGCCGCGGCATGGCCGACTCCACCGTGCTGGCCATCGACGAAGTCCTGCACCGGCACCAGCTGCAGGTCAACCCAGCGCCGGCCGACGGCAACATCCGTGCCACCAAGGCGCTGGAGACCATCGTCGACGACCTCGGCGGGCTGCAGATGCTGGACAACGTCCTGATCGTGCTCACCAGCGCCTTCGGCCGCAGCGTGGACGCCTTCGACGGCGGCATCATGCAAGGCGTCGCGCTCGTGCTCGGCCACTACGACGCCGACGAACTCCACGGCGAGCGGCTCGTCGCCCAGCTCAGCGCGATCGCCCCCCGCCAGCTGCGCGCCCGCGCCGTCGCCCTGCGCGAAGCCCACCGCGGCACCGTGCCGAGGCTGTCCGCCGCCGTCATCGTCGAGCGCTACAACGCCGCCCGGGGCTGCCACCTCGAGCCGTTCTTCACTCGAGTGCCCTCGGCCTCCAAAGCCGGCGCCGCGTGGAACCGCGAACGCAAGGAGCGCGCCGCTATCCGCCGCTGGGCCGAACAGAACGGCTACGACCTCGCGCGGACACGCAACATCCCGCCCAGCGTCCGCCGCGCCTACCAGCGAGCCCAAGCCACCGCCGGCGACCCGTCGCCGGACCAGCCGGGCTGCGGCGACAGCTGTCCCACTCCCCGCGCCGGAGCCGCCGAGGTCGACCCGTTCGAGGGCGAGGAGAGCCCCGAGGTCGGCGTGCCCGACCGAGCCGGAATCATGCGCGCTTTCGAACGCGGCCGGGGTGTCCGGTTCGTCATGGACGCCTGGGGATTGGACTACCAGACCGCCCAAGCGCTGCTGCACGTATTCCACGCCAGCCGCGCCGCCTGA
- a CDS encoding DNA cytosine methyltransferase, producing the protein MTGPLTSVELFAGGGGMALGTRKAGFEHVGLVEWNKNAAAILRHNATKHPDLWTPDHVHEQDVRLWLQQTDIESDVDLVAGGPPCQPFSLAGVHAGDMDNRNMFPAAIDAVRRFRPRFAVFENVPGLTRPSFAPYFDYIKDQLEKPTVRPKPDELWTEHHARIKKAQPTGLRYVVREHLLEAADFGLAQNRRRVILVAIRTNVPGAETWSAPEPTHSRDALLYDQWVTGDYWTEHGEAMPELPDGLDTRVRDLKEHGRPEKERWQTVRDCIQGLPEPVDRRPATDIANHEGIPGARAYPKHSGSPLDWPAKTIKAGVHGVSGGEAMIRFDDDTLRYFTVREAARLQGFPDDYEFPVARSRSMGAIGNAVAVPLAELLTHGLTQLNSHGIDAR; encoded by the coding sequence ATGACCGGCCCTCTCACCTCGGTGGAACTCTTCGCCGGCGGAGGCGGCATGGCGCTCGGCACCCGCAAAGCCGGCTTTGAACACGTCGGGCTGGTCGAATGGAACAAGAACGCGGCCGCCATCCTTCGCCACAACGCGACCAAGCACCCCGATCTCTGGACGCCAGACCACGTACACGAACAAGACGTGCGCCTCTGGCTCCAACAAACCGACATAGAGTCCGACGTCGACCTCGTAGCCGGCGGCCCGCCATGCCAGCCCTTCTCCCTAGCCGGAGTGCACGCCGGCGACATGGACAACCGCAACATGTTCCCGGCGGCCATCGACGCCGTCCGACGCTTCCGGCCCCGCTTCGCTGTCTTCGAGAACGTCCCCGGCCTCACCCGACCGTCCTTCGCCCCCTACTTCGACTACATCAAGGATCAACTCGAGAAACCGACCGTTCGTCCAAAGCCCGACGAGCTTTGGACCGAGCACCACGCCCGCATTAAGAAGGCACAACCGACCGGACTGCGCTACGTCGTCCGCGAACACCTACTTGAGGCGGCCGACTTCGGGCTCGCCCAGAACAGACGCCGCGTCATCCTGGTCGCCATCCGCACCAACGTGCCCGGCGCCGAGACGTGGTCCGCGCCGGAACCGACGCACAGCCGCGACGCCCTGCTCTACGACCAGTGGGTCACCGGCGATTACTGGACCGAGCACGGCGAAGCAATGCCCGAACTCCCCGACGGGCTAGACACCCGGGTGCGCGACCTCAAGGAACACGGACGCCCCGAGAAGGAACGATGGCAGACCGTCCGCGACTGCATCCAGGGACTACCCGAGCCAGTAGACCGCCGACCAGCGACCGACATCGCCAACCACGAGGGCATCCCCGGAGCGCGGGCCTACCCCAAACACTCCGGAAGTCCGTTGGATTGGCCAGCAAAAACCATCAAGGCCGGCGTACACGGAGTCAGCGGCGGAGAAGCGATGATCCGCTTCGACGACGACACCCTCCGCTACTTCACGGTGCGCGAGGCCGCCCGGTTGCAGGGCTTTCCCGATGACTATGAATTCCCCGTCGCGCGATCCCGAAGCATGGGCGCCATCGGCAATGCCGTCGCCGTTCCCCTAGCGGAGCTGCTCACACATGGTCTGACACAGCTCAACTCGCATGGAATCGACGCACGCTAG